A part of Solicola gregarius genomic DNA contains:
- a CDS encoding Mrp/NBP35 family ATP-binding protein, whose translation MAAITESAVRDALATVNDPEIKRPITDLGMVDTVGIDGGNVLVRILLTVSGCPLKATLTNDVTEAVSGLDGVSDVRVDLGVMSEEQRKELQETLRGGKSEREIPFARPDSLTKVFAIASGKGGVGKSSVTVNLALAMAEQGLSVGIVDADIYGHSVPDMLGVGDTRPTQVEDMIMPVPVNGLKVISIGMLKPRKDQVVAWRGPMLDRALVQMLSDVYWGDLDALLLDLPPGTGDVAISLGQHLANAEVIVVTTPQQAAASVAERAGTMASMMHQRVVGVVENMSYLEHPTNPGERIDVFGTGGAAQVASTLSERFGYDVPVLAQVPLDPKLREGGDNGTPIVLSDPGSVAAQELTRVAKTLGGRSRGLAGMQLGLSPASGL comes from the coding sequence ATGGCAGCTATCACCGAGTCGGCCGTACGCGACGCGCTCGCGACCGTCAACGACCCCGAGATCAAGCGCCCCATCACCGACCTCGGCATGGTCGACACGGTCGGGATCGACGGTGGCAACGTGCTGGTACGCATCCTGCTGACCGTCTCGGGCTGTCCGCTCAAGGCGACGCTGACCAACGACGTGACGGAGGCCGTTTCGGGGCTCGACGGTGTGTCCGACGTCCGGGTCGATCTCGGTGTGATGTCGGAGGAGCAGCGCAAGGAGCTCCAGGAGACCCTGCGCGGCGGGAAGTCCGAACGCGAGATCCCGTTCGCACGCCCCGACTCGCTGACCAAGGTGTTCGCCATCGCGTCCGGCAAGGGCGGCGTCGGCAAATCCTCGGTCACCGTCAACCTCGCGCTCGCCATGGCCGAGCAGGGCCTCTCGGTCGGCATCGTCGACGCCGACATCTACGGTCACTCGGTGCCCGACATGCTCGGGGTCGGCGATACGCGTCCCACCCAGGTCGAAGACATGATCATGCCCGTTCCGGTCAACGGACTGAAGGTGATCAGCATCGGCATGCTCAAGCCCCGCAAGGACCAGGTGGTCGCGTGGCGCGGTCCGATGCTCGACCGGGCGCTCGTACAGATGCTGAGCGATGTGTACTGGGGCGATCTCGACGCGCTGCTGCTCGACCTGCCGCCGGGCACGGGTGACGTGGCGATCAGCCTGGGCCAGCATCTGGCGAACGCGGAGGTCATCGTGGTCACGACGCCGCAGCAGGCGGCCGCATCGGTCGCCGAGCGGGCGGGCACGATGGCCTCGATGATGCACCAACGAGTCGTCGGAGTCGTCGAGAACATGTCGTACCTCGAGCACCCGACCAACCCGGGCGAGCGAATCGACGTGTTCGGCACGGGCGGCGCAGCCCAGGTGGCGTCGACGCTCAGCGAGCGGTTCGGCTACGACGTACCCGTGCTCGCGCAGGTGCCGCTCGACCCGAAGCTGCGCGAGGGCGGCGACAACGGGACGCCGATCGTCCTTTCGGACCCCGGCTCCGTCGCGGCCCAAGAGCTCACGCGGGTCGCGAAGACGCTCGGCGGCCGATCGCGCGGCCTCGCGGGCATGCAGCTCGGTCTCTCGCCCGCCAGCGGCCTCTGA
- a CDS encoding sec-independent translocase: MFDIGPAEIVVIVVIAIVVFGPDKLPQFARQAGRFLKTARRMMDDAKSDLAAEMGDDFDGLKDLNLRELDPREIVRRNVVEAMESGDDKTNADKDESDGPRRRRGHRPLGIGERPPYDPEST; the protein is encoded by the coding sequence ATGTTCGATATCGGGCCCGCGGAGATCGTGGTCATCGTCGTCATCGCGATCGTGGTCTTCGGCCCCGACAAGCTGCCGCAGTTCGCCCGTCAGGCCGGCCGGTTCCTGAAGACGGCGCGGCGGATGATGGACGATGCGAAGTCCGATCTCGCCGCCGAGATGGGCGACGACTTCGACGGGCTGAAGGACCTCAACCTCCGCGAGCTCGATCCGCGCGAGATCGTCCGCCGCAACGTCGTCGAGGCGATGGAGTCCGGTGACGACAAGACGAACGCCGACAAGGACGAGTCCGATGGCCCACGCAGGCGGCGTGGACACCGCCCGCTCGGCATCGGCGAGCGGCCGCCGTACGACCCCGAGTCGACGTAG
- a CDS encoding zf-HC2 domain-containing protein, giving the protein MTHLGDRIAAFVDGQLPVDERRIAETHVASCAECRRKVREQQLLKSRMTSLGQVRAPDHLLASLSDVHRLAAAAEPSSPGWLTRCLRSSTMRALVAVSGATVTVTALAYVIGSPADAGEGEVRPPVEQFAADFNESAPAMPSSGDRIAAPSAVDTIRQVTTSSLLVDDRTDVDADDADAVRLLRDAAGQSSYLDQLVRNYRITTGTSGQIRGREAVEVRAVRGGDVAAVFWIDSATGELLRRLLYDDDGSVADSRDYGADDASSASADTGGAVDGATISPISAQTLDALAKSGWPCHDLLARDMGRVRGHWVDVGNQHVVRLTYTDGLTRLALYEQRGALDESDLDGFERHRVGGSPVWLRTGEPSIAVWSADGVVYTVVTDAAAGRLRDAVAELPHERIESGALDRVQNGLQQMGSWVAPV; this is encoded by the coding sequence ATGACACATCTGGGTGATCGGATCGCGGCGTTCGTCGACGGCCAGTTGCCGGTCGACGAACGTCGCATCGCCGAGACCCACGTCGCGTCCTGCGCCGAGTGCCGGCGAAAGGTGCGCGAGCAGCAGCTGCTGAAGTCGCGGATGACCTCGCTCGGTCAGGTACGGGCCCCGGATCATCTGCTCGCGTCGCTGAGCGACGTCCATCGGCTCGCCGCCGCGGCGGAGCCCTCTTCGCCCGGCTGGCTGACGCGTTGCCTGCGTTCGAGCACGATGCGCGCGCTGGTGGCGGTCTCGGGTGCCACGGTCACGGTGACCGCACTCGCGTACGTGATCGGCAGTCCCGCCGATGCGGGTGAGGGAGAAGTACGCCCGCCCGTCGAGCAGTTCGCCGCCGACTTCAACGAGTCCGCGCCGGCGATGCCGTCGAGCGGCGATCGGATCGCCGCACCGTCGGCCGTCGACACGATCCGGCAGGTGACGACGTCGTCGCTGCTCGTCGACGACCGTACGGACGTCGACGCGGACGACGCCGACGCTGTGCGCCTGCTGCGTGACGCCGCTGGACAGTCGAGCTACCTCGACCAGCTCGTACGCAACTACCGCATCACCACTGGTACGTCCGGGCAGATCCGCGGCCGGGAGGCCGTCGAGGTCCGCGCGGTTCGCGGCGGCGACGTCGCGGCAGTGTTCTGGATCGACTCGGCAACCGGCGAGCTGCTGCGCAGGCTGCTGTACGACGATGACGGATCCGTCGCGGACAGCCGCGACTACGGTGCGGACGACGCATCGAGCGCGTCCGCCGACACCGGCGGCGCGGTCGACGGCGCGACGATCTCCCCGATCAGTGCGCAGACGCTCGACGCACTCGCGAAGTCCGGATGGCCCTGTCACGACCTGCTCGCCCGCGACATGGGCCGGGTGCGCGGGCACTGGGTCGACGTCGGCAACCAGCACGTCGTACGCCTGACGTACACCGACGGGCTGACCCGGCTCGCGTTGTACGAGCAGCGGGGCGCGCTCGACGAGTCGGATCTCGACGGGTTCGAGCGGCACCGTGTCGGCGGTTCCCCGGTGTGGCTGCGGACGGGCGAGCCCAGTATCGCGGTCTGGTCGGCCGACGGCGTGGTCTACACCGTCGTCACCGATGCGGCCGCCGGCCGTCTGCGGGACGCCGTCGCGGAGCTTCCGCACGAGCGGATCGAGTCGGGCGCGCTCGACCGGGTCCAGAACGGGCTGCAGCAGATGGGGTCGTGGGTCGCGCCCGTGTAG
- the sigE gene encoding RNA polymerase sigma factor SigE, with protein sequence MTSTDQQVAEESNVAEWADIVEQHSTRVYRLAYRLTGNKHDAEDLTQEVFIRVFRSLDSFVPGSFEGWLHRITTNLFLDRVRRRQKFRFDGFAEGAEERFAGSDPSPEYAIYDANLDPDVEEALASLSEDFRVAVVLCDMEGLSYEEIADTLGVKLGTVRSRIHRGRQQLRRALAHRAPSAGRTRFAGPLDAAPTGAR encoded by the coding sequence ATGACGAGCACCGATCAACAGGTTGCCGAGGAGTCGAACGTGGCCGAGTGGGCAGACATCGTCGAGCAGCACTCGACGCGCGTCTACCGGCTCGCGTACCGGCTCACGGGCAACAAGCACGACGCCGAGGACCTCACCCAGGAGGTCTTCATCCGCGTGTTCCGGTCGCTCGACAGCTTCGTCCCCGGTTCGTTCGAGGGATGGCTGCACCGCATCACGACGAACCTCTTCCTCGACCGGGTACGCCGGCGTCAGAAGTTCCGTTTCGACGGTTTCGCCGAGGGCGCGGAGGAGCGGTTCGCCGGGTCGGACCCCTCGCCCGAGTACGCCATCTACGACGCCAACCTCGACCCCGATGTCGAGGAGGCGCTCGCGTCCCTCTCCGAGGACTTCCGGGTAGCGGTCGTGCTGTGTGACATGGAGGGATTGTCATACGAGGAGATCGCCGACACGCTCGGCGTCAAGCTCGGCACGGTCCGCTCCCGGATCCACCGTGGCCGCCAGCAGCTGCGGCGAGCACTCGCGCACCGTGCCCCGTCGGCCGGTCGTACGCGCTTCGCCGGGCCGCTCGACGCCGCCCCAACGGGAGCTCGATGA
- a CDS encoding O-methyltransferase — protein MTPQSWAYAETYVEEDEFVAAARIRAAEVGVTPIGSGGGSVLTLLASVTGAQSVVEIGTGTGVSGLWLLRGMQPDGVLTSVDTEAEHQRLARETFTEAGIPSQRYRLISGSALDVLPRLTDGHYDLIFVDAAKEEYVGYLAEAARLLRPGGVVAFDNALWHGRVADPAQRDAQTTTLRELGRTIREDESFVSALLPVGDGLLVAQKSR, from the coding sequence ATGACACCGCAGAGCTGGGCGTACGCCGAGACGTACGTCGAGGAGGACGAGTTCGTCGCGGCCGCGCGCATCCGTGCCGCCGAGGTCGGCGTGACCCCGATCGGGTCGGGGGGCGGCTCGGTTCTGACCCTCCTCGCGTCCGTTACCGGGGCGCAGTCCGTCGTCGAGATCGGCACCGGCACCGGCGTGTCCGGGCTGTGGCTGCTGCGCGGCATGCAACCCGACGGCGTCCTCACCTCGGTCGACACCGAGGCCGAACACCAGCGGCTGGCCCGCGAGACCTTCACCGAGGCGGGCATCCCGTCGCAACGGTATCGGCTGATCTCCGGCTCCGCCCTCGACGTCCTTCCCCGGCTCACCGACGGCCACTACGACCTGATCTTCGTCGATGCGGCGAAGGAGGAGTACGTCGGCTACCTCGCGGAGGCCGCGCGGCTGCTGCGTCCGGGCGGTGTCGTCGCGTTCGACAACGCGCTGTGGCACGGCCGGGTGGCCGATCCGGCTCAGCGAGACGCGCAGACCACGACCCTCCGTGAGCTCGGGCGTACGATCCGCGAGGACGAGTCGTTCGTGTCCGCCTTGCTCCCCGTCGGCGACGGGCTGCTCGTCGCACAGAAGTCCCGCTGA
- a CDS encoding DnaJ family domain-containing protein codes for MSDPGMDAVERQIREAQARGAFDDLPGAGKPLDLGSTNDPDWWVKGLIERERLDMTAVLPSAVQLRKEAEGFPESLTEVSREETVREVLVDYNRRVRRDRMQPAPVGMPQVIAPIVDVDDMVERWARLRKARAGGRQDAMDQRPAKRRWWRRR; via the coding sequence ATGAGCGACCCAGGAATGGACGCCGTCGAACGCCAGATCCGTGAGGCTCAGGCGCGGGGAGCGTTCGACGATCTGCCGGGTGCGGGCAAGCCGCTGGACCTCGGTTCGACCAACGATCCCGACTGGTGGGTCAAGGGCCTGATCGAACGCGAGCGCTTGGACATGACCGCCGTGCTTCCGAGCGCGGTGCAGTTGCGCAAGGAGGCCGAGGGCTTCCCGGAGTCGCTGACCGAGGTCTCGCGCGAGGAGACCGTGCGCGAGGTGTTGGTCGACTACAACCGCCGCGTACGACGCGACCGGATGCAGCCGGCGCCGGTAGGGATGCCGCAGGTCATCGCGCCGATCGTCGACGTCGACGACATGGTCGAGCGATGGGCACGGCTACGCAAGGCGCGCGCCGGCGGTCGGCAGGACGCCATGGACCAGCGCCCGGCGAAGCGCCGCTGGTGGCGCCGTCGCTGA
- a CDS encoding C39 family peptidase: MNRTTALAAALVTTAALSLATPPTQAQPPTAVTTSVQTEAEHVISFEHQWQETGYWCGPAATRVALTAAGQYPSQADLAAELPTDEGGTDHISQVTDVLNAHGAGNYVTTEMPNDPPTAEQEQKLWDDVVRTVDQDRAVVANIVAPPSNHPPGYPSDQTIYHYFAVVGYNAETSQVYIADSAGFSQGTYWLDFHQLATLVPPKGYSAIA; this comes from the coding sequence ATGAACCGCACAACCGCACTCGCGGCCGCGTTGGTGACGACCGCCGCACTGTCGCTCGCGACCCCACCGACCCAGGCCCAGCCGCCGACCGCCGTGACGACATCGGTGCAGACCGAGGCCGAGCACGTCATCTCGTTCGAACACCAGTGGCAGGAGACCGGCTACTGGTGTGGGCCCGCCGCGACCCGGGTGGCACTGACCGCTGCCGGCCAGTATCCGTCGCAGGCCGATCTGGCCGCGGAACTGCCCACCGACGAGGGTGGCACCGACCACATCAGCCAGGTCACCGACGTACTCAACGCACACGGCGCCGGCAACTACGTCACGACGGAGATGCCGAACGACCCGCCCACCGCCGAACAGGAGCAGAAGCTCTGGGACGACGTCGTACGTACGGTCGACCAGGACCGGGCGGTCGTCGCGAACATCGTGGCACCGCCGAGCAACCACCCGCCGGGATACCCGTCGGACCAGACCATCTACCACTACTTCGCGGTCGTCGGCTACAACGCCGAGACGAGCCAGGTCTACATCGCCGACTCGGCGGGCTTCAGCCAGGGCACCTACTGGCTGGACTTCCACCAGCTGGCGACGCTGGTGCCGCCGAAGGGCTACTCCGCGATCGCCTGA
- a CDS encoding DUF3117 domain-containing protein: protein MAAMKPRTGDGPMEVTKEGRGIVMRVPLEGGGRLVVELNADEASELGTLLQGIG from the coding sequence ATGGCGGCCATGAAGCCACGGACCGGAGACGGGCCGATGGAGGTCACCAAGGAAGGGCGCGGAATCGTCATGCGCGTCCCACTCGAAGGAGGTGGCCGGTTGGTCGTCGAGTTGAACGCCGACGAGGCCAGCGAGCTCGGGACGTTGCTTCAAGGCATCGGCTGA
- a CDS encoding enoyl-CoA hydratase/isomerase family protein, giving the protein MTDSPDAVVYDVSSHVATITLNRPDTMNSLTVQARAELKEALHRAAADTDARAVVLTGTGRAFCVGQDLKEHVANLRDKPIDQVWSVVAADYSPMVTAIATMPKPVIAAVNGAAAGAGASLAFAADFRVLAEPASFNLAFANIALSCDTGASWTLPRLIGHAKATELLMLPRTVRSEEARSIGLATSVVPAEELTSHVRELALKLAAGPTLAYASIRRALAYSATHSMADSLEHEGQKMALTGASSDHKAAVAAFLDKETPNFEGH; this is encoded by the coding sequence ATGACCGATTCTCCCGATGCCGTCGTCTACGACGTGAGCAGCCACGTCGCGACGATCACCCTGAACCGCCCCGACACGATGAACAGCCTCACCGTGCAGGCCAGGGCAGAGCTCAAGGAGGCGCTGCACCGCGCGGCCGCAGACACGGATGCGCGTGCGGTCGTGCTGACCGGCACGGGACGCGCGTTCTGCGTCGGTCAGGACCTCAAGGAGCACGTCGCGAACCTGCGGGACAAACCCATCGACCAGGTGTGGTCGGTCGTCGCCGCCGACTACAGCCCGATGGTGACCGCGATCGCGACCATGCCGAAGCCGGTCATCGCCGCCGTCAACGGCGCAGCCGCAGGAGCCGGCGCGTCGCTCGCCTTCGCCGCCGACTTCCGCGTACTCGCGGAGCCGGCCAGCTTCAACCTCGCGTTCGCCAACATCGCGCTGTCCTGTGACACGGGTGCCTCGTGGACGCTGCCGCGGCTCATCGGGCACGCGAAGGCGACCGAGCTGCTGATGCTGCCGCGCACGGTTCGCTCCGAGGAGGCCCGCTCGATCGGCCTCGCGACGTCGGTCGTACCCGCCGAGGAGCTCACCTCGCACGTACGCGAGCTCGCGCTGAAGCTGGCGGCGGGGCCGACGCTCGCGTACGCGTCGATCCGGCGTGCGCTCGCGTACTCCGCGACGCACAGCATGGCCGACTCGTTGGAGCACGAGGGGCAGAAGATGGCGCTCACCGGTGCGTCGAGCGACCACAAGGCTGCGGTCGCCGCGTTCCTCGACAAGGAGACCCCGAACTTCGAGGGCCACTGA
- a CDS encoding M14 family zinc carboxypeptidase, giving the protein MIRRIATATTLIALASTALAGPAPADDARRGPVHPAVVKVKIIGKSVRGTPIRAWQLGNPNARRTVVAMAAMHGDELAPRRILWSLRDGRKLRGINLWLVPTVNPDGARRHHRKNAHGVDLNRNYPVRWKNLDGAYESGPHPRSERETRVMMRFLKRTNPRYVVSFHQPLHGVDSSGPKTSALARRLAKYLHLPRKSFTCGGHCHGTMTQWFNKRRRGAAITVELGTSPSKRYLTRVAPRGLLRAVGGRR; this is encoded by the coding sequence ATGATTCGGCGGATAGCAACGGCAACGACTCTGATCGCTCTGGCCTCGACCGCTCTCGCCGGTCCCGCGCCGGCCGACGACGCCCGGCGTGGGCCGGTCCATCCGGCGGTCGTCAAGGTGAAGATCATCGGCAAGAGCGTCCGCGGCACGCCGATCCGTGCGTGGCAGCTCGGCAACCCGAACGCCCGTCGTACCGTCGTCGCGATGGCGGCGATGCACGGCGACGAGCTGGCGCCGCGCCGGATCCTGTGGAGCCTGCGCGACGGCCGCAAGCTGCGCGGGATCAACCTCTGGCTCGTGCCGACGGTCAACCCTGACGGGGCGCGTCGGCACCACCGCAAGAACGCACACGGCGTCGATCTCAACCGCAACTACCCCGTGCGCTGGAAGAACCTCGATGGCGCGTACGAGTCGGGGCCGCATCCGAGGTCGGAGCGGGAGACACGGGTCATGATGCGCTTCCTGAAGCGTACGAACCCGCGCTACGTCGTGTCGTTCCATCAGCCACTGCACGGGGTCGACTCGTCCGGTCCGAAGACGTCCGCACTCGCCCGGCGCCTCGCGAAGTACCTGCACCTGCCGCGTAAGTCGTTCACGTGCGGCGGGCACTGTCACGGCACCATGACGCAGTGGTTCAACAAGCGTCGCCGCGGAGCCGCGATCACCGTCGAGCTCGGCACCTCGCCGTCGAAGCGCTACCTGACGAGAGTCGCTCCGCGCGGTCTGCTGCGCGCGGTCGGTGGTCGTCGCTGA
- a CDS encoding DivIVA domain-containing protein gives MTWFLCIIIVAVLAAAFVVAARGGVTITQAYDDRRDVTLPADRALRGDDLRDVRFTVGFRGYRREEVDALLARLGAEMSVRELPGEAPTPHDPEDPTARNTIE, from the coding sequence GTGACGTGGTTCCTTTGCATCATCATCGTCGCCGTACTCGCGGCGGCGTTCGTCGTCGCAGCGCGCGGCGGCGTGACCATCACACAGGCGTACGACGACCGGCGTGACGTCACGCTACCGGCAGATCGCGCGCTGCGCGGCGACGACCTTCGCGACGTCCGGTTCACCGTTGGTTTCCGCGGCTACCGCCGCGAGGAGGTCGACGCGCTCCTCGCCCGCCTGGGTGCGGAGATGTCGGTACGCGAGCTGCCGGGCGAGGCACCGACCCCGCACGACCCCGAAGACCCGACAGCGAGAAACACCATCGAGTAG
- the folP gene encoding dihydropteroate synthase, translating to MTTTRAGEPMDLRVGSLVVRPGEYAVMAIINRTPDSFYDAGATYEFGAALERVDEVVDEGADIVDIGGVKAGYGDDVGAAEELRRTADFVEAVRDRHPDLPISVDTWRGEVAHVLCELGANLVNDTWAGHDLEIAAVAAENDAGLVCSHTGGLAPRTDPHRVAYDDVVADVVHTTTALAERATELGVDPQRILVDPTHDFGKNTRHSLELTRRLGELVATEWPVLVALSNKDFVGETLDVPRADRLAGTLAATVVSAMAGARVFRAHDVRETRQALDMVASIHGTRPPAVARRALA from the coding sequence ATGACAACGACCCGGGCTGGAGAACCGATGGACCTGCGCGTTGGAAGTCTCGTCGTACGACCGGGTGAGTACGCGGTGATGGCGATCATCAACAGAACGCCCGACTCGTTCTACGACGCCGGCGCAACGTACGAGTTCGGCGCCGCGCTCGAGCGCGTCGACGAGGTGGTAGACGAGGGCGCCGACATCGTCGACATCGGCGGCGTCAAGGCGGGTTACGGCGACGACGTCGGCGCCGCGGAGGAGCTGCGGCGTACCGCGGACTTCGTCGAGGCGGTGCGAGACCGGCATCCCGACCTACCGATCAGCGTCGACACCTGGCGCGGGGAGGTCGCGCACGTACTGTGCGAGCTCGGGGCCAACCTGGTCAATGACACGTGGGCCGGTCACGACCTCGAGATCGCCGCGGTCGCCGCCGAGAACGACGCCGGCCTGGTGTGCAGCCACACCGGCGGCCTCGCGCCGCGTACGGATCCGCACCGCGTCGCGTACGACGACGTGGTCGCCGATGTCGTACACACGACGACGGCGCTGGCCGAACGCGCGACGGAGCTCGGCGTCGATCCGCAGCGCATCCTGGTCGACCCGACGCACGACTTCGGCAAGAACACCCGGCACAGCCTCGAGCTGACCCGGCGGCTCGGCGAGCTCGTCGCCACCGAGTGGCCGGTGCTGGTCGCGCTTTCCAACAAGGACTTCGTCGGCGAGACGCTCGACGTGCCGCGAGCGGACCGGCTCGCCGGAACGCTCGCGGCGACCGTCGTATCGGCGATGGCCGGCGCGCGGGTGTTTCGCGCCCACGACGTACGCGAGACCCGGCAGGCGCTCGACATGGTGGCGTCGATCCACGGCACCCGGCCGCCCGCGGTTGCGCGCCGCGCACTCGCCTGA
- a CDS encoding LOG family protein, which produces MTDQTSGAKRPREHHRGPVRLRRAQVESGTTDQRLLDSRGPTDWVHTDPWRVLRIQSEFIEGFGMLAELGPAVSVFGSARTKPDDTMYALAESVGRGLVELGHAVITGGGPGAMEAANKGASKAGGVSVGLGIELPFEQGLNEWVDIGITFRYFFARKTMFVKYSQGYIVMPGGFGTLDELFEAITLAQTQRVTSFPVVLLGTAYWSGLIDWLRETVLADGKIVPADLDRFHLTDDVDEALSHFALR; this is translated from the coding sequence ATGACGGACCAGACCTCCGGAGCCAAGCGGCCGCGCGAGCACCACCGCGGCCCGGTACGCCTACGCCGCGCTCAGGTCGAGTCGGGCACGACCGACCAACGGCTGCTCGACTCGCGCGGGCCGACGGACTGGGTACACACCGACCCGTGGCGCGTGCTGCGCATCCAGTCGGAGTTCATCGAGGGCTTCGGCATGCTCGCCGAGCTCGGGCCCGCGGTGTCGGTGTTCGGCTCGGCGCGTACCAAGCCCGACGACACGATGTACGCATTGGCGGAGTCGGTCGGTCGCGGACTCGTCGAGTTGGGCCATGCGGTGATCACCGGCGGCGGGCCGGGAGCGATGGAGGCGGCCAACAAGGGGGCGTCGAAGGCCGGCGGTGTCTCGGTCGGCCTGGGCATCGAGCTGCCGTTCGAGCAGGGTCTGAACGAGTGGGTCGACATCGGCATCACGTTCCGCTACTTCTTCGCCCGCAAGACGATGTTCGTGAAGTACTCCCAGGGCTACATCGTGATGCCGGGCGGGTTCGGCACCCTCGACGAGCTGTTCGAGGCCATCACCCTCGCGCAGACGCAGCGGGTGACGTCGTTTCCGGTCGTGCTGCTCGGCACGGCGTACTGGTCGGGTCTGATCGACTGGCTTCGCGAGACGGTACTCGCCGACGGCAAGATCGTCCCCGCCGACCTCGACCGCTTCCACCTCACCGACGACGTCGACGAGGCGCTCTCGCACTTCGCCCTGCGCTGA